AACTTTCTAAGAGCTTATCACACGCTAGATTTTATTGTATGAATATTCagagatataaaatatatgtataattggAATTTGCCAAAGATGCGAAaactaattcaatttaaacgtATCAGCTACAGTAAATAAAGAAGCCAGGAATGAACTGCACTGCTCCTTCGTTTAACAAGGCATCTGAATCTTTTGGTGAGTGGGATTCGTTTCAAGTTGCTGCAGACACAGGCGACACATACGCTTGTAGATGAGGAGCTCGGGTGGGGGAAGTGGTAGCAGTACGTACGAGCCCGTGGGCTCGAAACCCTTACTCCTATATTCCACATAGAGCGACTGCCTCCAGAGTGAAGTTTTTGGGAAATAGCCGATTAGCAGGAAGTCCAAGGACACCCGCCATTCACCAGCTGTCGAGTTTAGGGCCACGGCGAAGATGGCGAACGAGGCGAGCAAGCGGAACACATCGAAGACATCGCCACGCAGGAACAGATTGCGCACTGCGGCCGGACAGCAAAAGATCCAGGAGCCCCATTGACCGCGTCCCAGGGCGATGAAGAGCTCCTCGAAGAGGCTCAGAAAGGATTGCCACAGCTGGCAGTCGATCCAGTGCACCAGCTGGAGCAGTAGCATTATTTCGGACAGCAGCATCAGGATGTGGACGCGGTGACGACACCGGCGCACCCAAAGTGATCGATACTGCATGATGGTCATGAGTGTGCCGCATCCAAAGTAGACTCCCGCCCAGCGTTCATTGTCGCCCACGATGTGCTTAAGCGATGGATCCAGTGGCGATACCATGCCATGGATCAACGGACGCCAGCGATTCCAGCGCACCAACATGCCAATGGCCAGGATTAGCCAGGTCTCGTAGAGATCGCGCAGCATTTCCCACGACATGCTGAGTTCATGATATCGATTCATCTTGGGCTGGAAGGGAATAATTTTGGATACTATGTACTGTGTAAAGGTGGAAAATGTAGAAAATACTGAATATCTACGTGTCGACTACTTTGATTGGCCATCCGGTAGCTTTACTTGTTGGGGATGAGCATAACTACCACCTCATCGCGCAGGTTTATTGATTAGCTTATGTTCTCACCTTAAACAGTTCACGTAAATGAGGCAACAACTGAAGCATCTGTAGTGGCACCTGCAAGTGTTTATGCATCgctctctttttgtttttcatctCCTTCTCCCTTGCTCGCATTCCATACTTGTACACACTttctaacacacacacacacacacatgtgcccGAGGCCTAATAGTCGCCACAGTGGACTGGATACTTTAATTTcccattcaaaaatattaacgaaaCTTTGCTTACACATATGATTATTTTATTCTATGCAGAAATTTagtgctgcatacttttagacacCTTACGAAGTTTTTTAAGTCTTACTCAGTTTTTTATAGCTAATCTTCTTAGAAGTGCCAAGTGGTGAACTAAAGACCCcccattgaattaaatttctttgcaTGCACTCAAACGAAgataagaaaaataattatatctAGGTATTTTTCTAATTACtgcattttcttgtttttttccaCAAACTGACATTCGCTGCAGGCGCTGCCTCCAAGGTGTCTGGCAACTAGAACTAACCCCATCGTGCCACCACCccaactgccaactgccacctgccacacacacccacacacacaaccaaTGCCCCCCGTTCTACCCCCTCACCCCCTCTGTCGTCGGGCCGAAGTAAACAGCATTCGAGGGTAGTGTAAACAATCATTGACCTCGTTCATATTTCTTGGAGCGCTCGCTCATTTGCCTTTGGCCCGAGTCCCAGACGTTGACTCTGCCTGgtcgcaattaaaattgttgtttagCTAGTTGCCCCCATGGACGACGTCGCCCCCTGGTCACCCCGTCATCCTGGTCCCCATTTACATTCCCATTCGCATTTCGTGGGGAAAACAGAATCATTCGGCAGGCGGCATTTGGGCACCAATTAGCCTTCGAGAAAAGAGGCAAAAATCTGATTCCATTGCGATTTCTCTGCCCCGGCAAATGATGATGAGCACAAGGCACAAAGGCAAGAAGCCAGAAGGAATTAGGAATCAGGAGCTGAAAGCAGCCCAGAGCCCAAAAGAGCCAAATCACGATAGGCTCAATGGCAAAGACACAAGAAAAGTGAAACAATCAGGGATCCGGTTAATCGGAAAAACCGAACTGGGCCATACGCTTTTATGGCATATTCATTTTAATGGGCATGTTGAGTTTGCAGCACTAAAGTTCCGATAACTATTATCCACTAAAAGTGGCAAATTTTATATTCAGCTTTATAGTTTTATAGTTTGGCAAGAGGATTTTGAAAATGCAGTTAAGTCTTATAAGAAATATGAAGTTTAATGTATAGATAACAATAGATGCCAATAGTTGAAAACCCTTTAAAATCTTCTTTATCTCTTTGTctttaatacaatatatatttgtaagtTAAGATACGTTCAAATATGAGATTCCAGCTTGATCTGCCAGCTGTGTGACTCCTTTTGGCTAAAGAGCATTAAACTTTGTCCAACGATGGTTAAGCGTCTTGTTTGCAGCCAGACCATATTCCACATTCACATCGACATCCGTTGGCCTGAGCTTTAGCTTGAGCCCATGGCCCATGGCTCGTGGCCCGTGGCTTGTGGCCCAATATCGAGGCAGGCAATCAAGGATAACGCGCATTATCCCGAGGCCCACATATGGAGGGAAACTCTGGGGTCAGAGGGTTGGAAATTGGTATTTGGCATTatgttgtatgtgtgtgtgtgtgtgcgtcgcCGCGACGCCAGCATAGCGCTGGTTTAGCATTTTTATGTGTCCCGACCCCCAATCACTCTACTCCGCCCCCTTGCCATGGCCTACAGAGACATTATGTAGTTGGCTTTATCGCAAACGATTTGCCAAACACAATATGACGTCGGCCAGGACTCAGCACCCAGATCCCCAGTTTCCCAGCTTCCCAGTTACCCAGCATCCAAGATCCGAGACCCAAGACCGCGACCGAGAACAGGACCAAGTCAATGGCAATGACAATGGCATGGACCACAgaaccacacacacattaaGGCACATGTGCCATAGTTGGCAGGCGACCAAAATGTCCGTGGTACATATGATTTTTGATGGATTGGAGAGAATGATTTCAAAAAAAGTTCGCAATTTATGCTACATCTTTGTAAGATCGTTTGTAATTATCAAAGCAAGTGATAAGtttaaaacaaatcaaatacaaatttgtGTAAATTAACAAACATAACTTGATTTCTTTCGTTTCCTGAACTGGTTGAGAAGATAAGATACAACTTAGAAAGTAATATAAAAACCCTATAAGAAACTGCTCTGTATTTTATATATCTTTTGCACTTTCCCATTAAGAGTCAAGGTGCTTAAGTATCTTGAAGTTTATCAGTGCCGTGCAAATATTGTCAATTGTTTTCAACGAGCTCAAAATGATAATTAATTTGCAGGTCTTAGCTGGATTTTATGCCTTATATTAtggttatttttatatattttctccCCCTTGAAAGACATTTTCCTGTCGCCTGTCCCTTGCTTAATATGTATTTTTCCCACACAGTggctacttttttttatatgtattctTTCAACTGTTTTTGTTGTAGTCAATGGAGCGGCGTTGGAGGCTTTTGTTTACTTGACGCTGCTGACTTTTTAGGGTCCTTCCACCGTTTATATGGcgcataaaattaataataacaacaaatgGCGCGGATGTTGGATGGAGTTGGGTTGCCGCGTTGGTTGTTAAACGAAGGAAAGCAGCTTAAAGAGCGGGCTTCAAATGGGATAGTTTCTTGGACGATGGAAGAAGAATACCCATCCTCCTTCACCCTCCACACTACCATACTACACTCCAATACCCTCCACTCTACGCATCAATTGGAGCtgagtttttaatattttgacagTGTGCCAACTTAGTTGCAACTTGCTCACATGCGTTCCTACTCAAATATCAAGCATACGCCACGTTAGCCAGTGCCAGTCTCGAATTTGTGTCCGCCTcgcttcgtttcgtttcgtctcgtctcgtttcgtttcgtcTCCCTTCTACAGTTGAGTCGGATGCTGGCGCCGGCATTCGGTGAAGTGTCTGGGAGCTGTCGCCTCTGGCCGGGAtcgggcatgggcatggggaTAAGTGGATATGGGTATGGCCTCCAGTCGAGCAGCCGTTCACACGACACTCGAAGTGTTCCGAGCCACTACACCGCcacctccttctcctcctcggGCTCTTGTTTGTTCCTGTTTTTGCCACTTTGGAAGTGCGtctattaattttcatatcgCCAGCATTTCTCAATACACCCCTACAAGTGCTTTGGCTCATTTTTGGCTTATGAGGCACTTCCTCGTAAATTTACCCTGGCCCCCACCCTGGCACACTCgtcaaattaaataattatgcgCCTAATTATTTGTGGGCGTTGGGCGTTGTACACAGCACAGTGTGCACAAGTTggggaaaatgtttaattgttttttaatttgtatttaaatgtgGCAAGCACTGAGCCTGGTAATAGACATCTGCGGCGCGCTTGGAACGTATTTTTTGGGGTGGCTGTGTGTCGAAGGTGGAAGTGGGTGAGCTACTTCAAGTTCCCGGTGGAGATTGACGACGGATGGCTGGCGGCGTCAGCTGGCATTTTCCTTGTCTCACCCGCTCACTGTCTCACTGATTTTTCCcttgcttttccttttccgaACACCCCTGCTTCGGTTTGTTGCCACACTTTCcctgcgtgtgtgtgcataaTTTCCATTCGAGATTTATGCACTTCGCTCGGCAATTGGTTGCTTCtccattgttttttttttatttttttttttttctagctgCAACCCGGTTTTATGGCCGTTGATTAGCATAGTGTTTGTTGCATGCATTCGAATGCAAGTGCTTTGAATTTGTGTAGCCTTAGCACCTAAGCGCCCGGTTTTCCTACTTTAATTTCATCTAATGCCTCTGCCACCTTTCACTTCTCTCTGCTGTTTTCTGGTGTGCATTTTTCTGGAAAACTTTAGAGGGGATTCTTGGAATTTGCTGGGCTTAacttctgcttctgctgctgctgctgctgcttctgcttggCTCATTAGCTTATTTAACTAAACTGGCCAGCAATGCAGGCCCTGGAGAGCCATCCGCCCAAccgaaaattgcatttggccgGCTCCGGTCGACTAATGCAAAACTTATTATCCGCTTGTGCTGGCTTACGTGCCTCAAGCTCCTAGCAAATAATTCGCTCCTTTTCCCCCCTCCACGCCTAACCCTTCAACCCTTCATCTGCTCCATTCCTTGGCAACGCTGCCTCGTTTTCATCATGCAACGCCCTGGGGCATTCGCCAAAAACTGCACACAAAATTCTTGTCGGCTTTAGCTTGGCTCCACCCACGGCTCCCCAACCTTTTCGCCTGCTGCTCCCCTCGTCAGCCTCCCTGGTCTCCAGAGaccgccccccccccaaaaaaaccCTAAAACAGCGAAACCGTAAAACCCTAACCATGTGCAGTGTGCGCACTAATTACGACAAGGTCGGTGCACTAATTAACAATGGCTTTGAGGCAGTTAAACGATATGACGCTCAAGCAGGAGGAGTGGAAAAACGGCCGCGAGATTCGTGAAAATCGACTTTGCatcaccaacagcaacaacaataacgcCAGTGGGGCAAACTCCTCAGCGGCCCACGTTGCGTATGATAAATATTGTTGTTTCCCATCCGCACTGATAAGCGAAATGGTGAGCTGGAATGCCACCTGAGCGCACCGCATATGATATATTACCCGGGTGATTTCCCCATCAAACTGGTTACAAGTGGAATTATGACGCCTGGCAATTGAAATGGGCATTTGAGTTGCAATATATCAAAGTCACTTGGCATAAGTACTTTCAAGATAATTGCAGTAAAATTGAAAGACTAGCTACTCAATGGGATTTGAAAAGCACTTGCATTTGGATCTGCATATAgattaaaaaattcaattacaattGAGTTAGATTAAAATAGCAATTTTTCTTCGGAAATTACAAGTGCTGTATCAGGTTATCAGGTTATTATGTTGTGCCTCAATAATTGTGCATAAACAACTGCTAGGAATAGAATAAcagaatttgcataattaactTTTGCCTAAACTTTTTGATTTCGGGCACCGTGCTCCTTCGCCGTGTTTTCGTTATTCGAACTCTTTcccacaaaataaatttcccaCGCCGCTTATGACGaacaatttttgttgtttttccacaGTGGGCGGTCAGGTGCTGCggtgggtgggcgtggcgtTGGCGTGAACATTGTTGATTTAATGCGATTAGATTAGATgagattttttgtttgcgaTATGATTCTTCCTGGCGCCAAAAACTCACTTGTCCGTTGGCCGCAAGGAAAAGCTTGGCCGCAGCACGAGCTTTCTGTGTCGCAGAAGAAAAGCTCGCGTGGTGAGTAGTGGGAGTGAGAGGGCAATAGCGTGGGAGCAAGAGGTAGCCACTCTGGCGTGGGAGTTAATGCTCGTAATGTCGAATTACTGGCGTTCCCCGTTTCGCATTTATACTCctgtatttttatatatttttttttaagccgcTGCCTTTTCTTGTCAGACTCACGCACACTGCGTCACTCACAcaatcgcacacacacgcacacacacacacacagaagcgCACACATGGCTATGTGGCACATATTAATGCGctaatattacgcatacggcACGTTGCCCCCATTTTGGCTGCATGGATTCGCTGGATTCGCTGGCAGTTGGGCTTCCTGCACAGGTGTGCGCAACTgaatacaaatgcaaattgaaattaataaattgcattacataattaaaaatgccagAAGAGAGTGAATAGCAGACCAAAGCGCTCATAATTGAATCAGAGTTTGCCAAGCAATGGTCCTAATTAAATGCACTGACCGCCAAACTGTCACGGGCACTTAATGCGAAAGTAAatgaatacaaataaattctACGAAGagcaatacaaatattatccCATCTCATGATCAGATTTCGCCTGTCAGCTGCCCCAGGCCGCTCACCAATTTGACGGCAATCTCATCTGCAGGATCTTAAGGCTCCCGAGGCATTTTTGTTGGACCGCCCAGCTCCTTCGAGCGGATATCCTTGTAGTGTGACCAGAGTGCCTGGAGGCAGgcggaaaaaaaatgaaccaGAGGCTGTGCCACTTGATGCCATTAAAATAAGccacgaatttatttatttatttatttaaactacTTAAGCGATATCTGTGTTAGCTTAGCTGCCTTCGCCGTCATCCTTGTGCCAACGCATTCCTCACAGCCTCTTGGCTTCCGGCTGCTGCCTATGATGATTGCGTTTCTCTGCAGAAAGCTCTCAGGGATTACGGGGGAGTTGGGAGTGGAAGTGCGAGTGGCTGTGGGAGCGGGATTTCGAGTGcgagtggaagtggaagtggaagtggcgTGGCTAGGCATGGCATGGAACCACGAGGACGCGCCTCGTTTAACTTCGTCGGCGGCTCGTATCAGCAAGGACATTCGACCTACTGTTGATTGCGCTCCGCTCCGAACCGAAGCTTTTCAGTTGATTTTCAGACCGTGCCACGAACGGAACGAAAGCCGAGTCCGGAGCCGGAGCCATCCGAGTCCCagtccgcatccgcatccgcatccgtgtccgtatccgtatccgagTCCGAGAGTTCCGCCCAcccaaaataagaaaaaagccGGATTCGCCGCATCCGCCTCTTTTTGCCAccgtttatatttttttttctgttctcgttgttgttgtttactGTTGTTGCAGCGctaataaatgtaaaaacacAGAAAGgaggaaatttaaaaacaaacaaaaaggcaaGCCGCAGACCGCAGCGGGgtaaaaggcaaaaaaaaaacaaaaaaaatctgCTTGGAATGTAAGACAAATtctggaaaatattttaagcgatcccaatgtttgtttatttggctttgGTCTGGTGTAAAGGGCTTAAGCCAGGCAAATATTGCTCAGCCAAGTGTGAGGCTTTTGCCAGTTGATGTCCTGTCAAAGAGCTCCTTTATTGATAAAGCCAcaccaacacaaacacaatggggcagcacacacacgtgcacacgtacacacacacacacacacacacacacacacacacatgcacatatACTGGAAGAGTCAAGTCTGACAACTTAACGACTTACTTAGCCAAAGAaccaaaaaaagaagaaggggCAGCAACGGTTCCAAGAACCCAaagaaaaatgctgaaaagGTACGAGGACATAGAATAACATGACCCCCGAAAAAGTGTTGAACGTGGCGGGGGCGGTGGTGGGGTCTCAGCCTAATAGACTGCCCAGGCAGCCCATAAAAGGGTAACTGagagccacacacacacccacacagaaACACATTGTAACTGCCAGTCTGTACACTTTCCCGACCACCTCTCCTTACCAGtgataaaatattcaatttttgttttcactcCTTGTCTGCCCGAAATACGTATACCCTGCATCAACTCTCTGTCAGCTGGACACTTTGACATGGACTCACCATCGGCTTGGTGGAcataatatttgtttatactGCAGATTATTTATAGCcagaaaaaactgaaaatttatCATCTCTTATCGTTAACCTAGTGGCAATTTGTTGCAGAGATGTTTGTAGATATAAACTtggtattttaattaatacaaatGGTTTCTATCTCATAGTATTTATAGTAAAAATGATAACGATCTTAGTATTAGTAAATCGGGGAGATTACTAAAGTTTAATGATCTATAATAATCTATAATATGCATTGggttgtttaaaatattagtCATGGCTTACTAATATGTTGATCTATTCTATAAGGTCTATATTagtgatatatatacataacataacataacatataatttaatataagaTATATCCAGGGTATCATATCTTCGTACCTCTCCAAATCATCCTTTCATTCTCCTTTGCTCTCTGCTGTCCAAAGGATGCTTCTTCTTTATCCCGCTGTTGCGCTTTGACGCGCCAGACGACGTCAGCGAATCCAGCCAACCCCCCACCCCTCTAATCCccccttaaaaaaaaacatcccCACGCCCCTGCTAGCCTGACACCCTGCCATCCCCCTTCGCACTTCTGCAGCCTTCGCCTGTTCGCGTGGCTTAcgaaattgaatgaaaataatcaaatcaaaatgaaagaGGTTATGTAAATTTCGctcacgtgtgtgtgtgtgtgtgtgtttgtaccGACTCTGCAGTTCCTACTCAAAAATATCTCAAAATTGGCGGCTGCGCACCCCTCACCGTGGACCTCGCACCCGAACCCCGGACACCGGACCCTGGACCA
The DNA window shown above is from Drosophila melanogaster chromosome X and carries:
- the Andorra gene encoding andorra, whose amino-acid sequence is MNRYHELSMSWEMLRDLYETWLILAIGMLVRWNRWRPLIHGMVSPLDPSLKHIVGDNERWAGVYFGCGTLMTIMQYRSLWVRRCRHRVHILMLLSEIMLLLQLVHWIDCQLWQSFLSLFEELFIALGRGQWGSWIFCCPAAVRNLFLRGDVFDVFRLLASFAIFAVALNSTAGEWRVSLDFLLIGYFPKTSLWRQSLYVEYRSKGFEPTGSYVLLPLPPPELLIYKRMCRLCLQQLETNPTHQKIQMPC